GCTGGTGTTTACAGATTGACCATGCGCAGGGAGAGGTGCTATAATTCCATCGTACTATTATCACCTTTTATATATGGAGACCTCTAGTATTTCCTGATGGTCGTGAACTTGTGATCCAGAGACCATTTTCAACTTCGGATATTAAAGCTCCGTGCCGAAATAGGAACAGGGCAGGGATTTTGGAATTCAACACCTACTTATGATCATTATGAACAGAAGGTTTACGGAGATGATCGACTTTGAACAGATTGGGTAACGGACATGTCGAATATATTTTCCACCTACCAGTTGAAGCTAGATGTCCAATTTGAGAAGGTTGTGGTGACTCGAGGTGACTCGGGTGGACGGGCCGTTATATATGGCGCCACTCCTCAGCTATGCTGTATCGGTAGTTCTTTTCAGGCTGAAGGCATTGGAGTGGACATTTTGCGAGCGAGTTATATGGATTTTCCAACTTCTGGTGGAACGCTTTATGTAAGGGACACAATGCTACATAAAGGATTTGCatagctattaatagaaCTTACGGTAGCTCGGGGAACACGTTTGTTAGTACCATATGCTTCCAGTCAGTGTAGTTAATATCTATCTCTGTTTGGTTATTTTAACCTCTGCCTGAGCCTTTcatcaaccatcaacatCGGATGTAAATGGGGGAACCCATGACGATGCGAACATGTTGTTTAAATATCCATTGTCTATTGTGAAGGACTAATTGAGTTCTTAGTGCGATAGTAGACGTCAATTATAGAAAAAGTGTCGAtcattgatgatgaaggtCCTGATCGAATCGATAGCCCGATACGGACTTGTATGGGTGAGAAATTAGTAAAGGTACCTGCAAATCTAAGCCAACACCAGATCAATAGTTGGAGGGTGCCTGTCGCATTTAAAAAATCCGACCTAATTAAACAAGACCTGTTCCTTACGCGTCTTTTGTAAAGAATAGGACGCTGTTCTCATCTATCGGATCTCGGCCACAATATTGAAACGGTTGTAGGCTATTCCTTCAACCCAATCCACATATTCAAAGGCATTGCTTATCGATGCGCTTATCTAAACGCACGATAAGGCTGACTTGTCATCCAAACCTCCATTTCCAGCAAGGATGAGCATGATTTTTAGAATCCTTCGCCccaaagaaaataaagtttAGTGGAGCTGACAGGAGGCTGTGATATCAAGAAGGATGTCGATTCGTCAATTCATCTGCTAACCATGTAGTATGATTGACTATGGAGGACTCCAAAGACGTCAAGATGGTAGGAATGAATGTTGATCTAAATTGATGAATTGTCTATAAGAACAAGACTCTCAGCGTGTTTATATTCATATCTGCAATTTTCTCACCATCATTTCACTCCTACTTCACAAACAACAGCCTTCACAATGAGGATCTCACCACTTGCAGTCATCTGCACCCTCTTCAACTTTTCTTCAGCAGCACCAGCTACCGACTATGACGCGCAAAGCGCACTTTCATTTGCTTACATGGTAATTATCAAAATCCACCTCGTGATACCTCCATTGGCTCACCGACATAGTACGGCTTCCCGCTTTACGCGTTTGGAGACGTAGCCAGGCCTTTGCTTGCCGCAGGAATCCCACTCAAGCCCAACTTCATCCTTCCCTCGCCAAAGCCAAACGAACCTGGCGCTGTTGGCGTCGTACGGCCCAATGCTGATACCCTGTATTCCATCATGTTCATCGACTTGTCATCCAACGATCTTCGAGTCACTATCCCCGAGATTCCCGAGGGTCGATACTGGGTCTTTCCCTTTACCTCACCGTAAGTCAACCAAACTTGCTACCAAGGCAGCGTTTTTCTTACCACTGTTCACAGTTATGGCGATGACTTGGTCAACCTCGGCAATCTCGATGGCAGCAAGCCCGGCGACTACCTAGTCAAGTACAACTCCAAGAGTTACGGCCTAGACACCGACAACGTCCCAGAAGGCTATGTCGGCGTCGTCAATTTCCCCATGCCATACGGACTCGTTAGTTCCAGGATCGTCACCGACCGTACAGATGAAGATGTTGCCATCGTCAACAAGCTTCAAAAAGGCTTCCGCGTTCGCCCAGTCCCTAGATCTTCATGCAAGCCTGTTGCTCCAGCGCTTGACCTCTCCATGTTTGCCAATCCCGAGTACACAACCAAGAACCAGTCACTTTATCAAGCCGTCATGAACACCGCTGCAGCTCTGACACCACACCTTCCTCCTTACATCGTCGACGATCGGAAGTCTGTCGCCAAAGATCTCAAGAGGGCTGGCTTCAAAGATGGAAAGTTCATTCAACCACCAGGCACAGACTTGACCGCTGCGGTAGGACTTGCCAACTCGACATCAAAGTCCTTTGCCTCTCGACCAGATGTATCCAAGGATGTCGGTAACGGCTGGTCTCTCATTGCTGATCGATACATCGGCCGATTTGATTCATACTACAACATGAGATACGAGATTGCCGTCACTGCCTATCTTGCACTGACGCAATCGGAATGCGCTTACCCATCGTATGGATCATTTGACGAGATTATCTCCGTCAAGAAGGGCGAGTCTATCATCTGGACGTTCAGTGCACCTCCAAAGATTCGAGAGGGTGGTTTTTGGAGTCTTACTGCCTACGGACCTAACCAAGATCTCATTCCCAACGATCAGGACAAGTACATGGTTGGTGACAGAAGCAACTTGACTTTCCCTGATGGGACTTCAATCGCGGCTGGCGGTGAAGGGTATTTCCAGGTTTTGCTTCAGGATTCTGATGTCGCGCCTCCTTCGAACTGGACTAACAAGTAAGTAATTCTCTACTTTGGTGCATAATCGTTGCTAACAAGCATAATAGCTGGCTTCCTATTACCCCAGGAGGTGGAGATATCTCGATTACTAGTAAGTTCACCGCTCTTCAGATTATTCCAATAGTTTGCTGACTCGATTCTCTTAGTGCGATGGTATGGTGCCGAGGAGGAGATGGTGGACGGGACATATGTTTATCCCAAGATGGCTCTTGTCGATACTATCACGCAGTAATGATGTGGGCTACCTTCCGATTTATTTAATGCTCTTTCTTTCTACCAACAATTTTTCCGGCTTCAAACGGAGGTACATAAAGTTAGAAAACTATATCGCCACTTCTTTTAGCTCTTACTGTATCTGAGCCTCAATTGACTTTTTACCTTTCATGAATGTCTAAACATTCCAATTTTAGTAGCGTTAGCAGTGAAGATGAGATCTGAATGAGGTTAAAAAGTTTAGAATTTTGTGCATACACCGCTATTTCTATTAATGGCACTAATTGGCAGTTCTCGGTATCTGTTAGCTTCACTACGCCCGTTTTTGACGTCAAATCACCCATTTCGGCATTTCAATACGATGCATCGTATAGCATCTAGCCTAAAGTCAACCATCTGACCATCAGCTAGCTAACTGTATAGTACAATACGAGAAGTACAAAAACAGCCAAATACGAACTGCAAAAGAACTCAATCCCTGCATTTAACCAATCAGACTAACCATGTTCTCAACTAGGGAAGTCAATTACGAGCAGTTCAAGCCCAGCTGATTTGATAGTTCCAACTTTGAGCGGTCCGAACCGCGAATATACCCCACCTCTTGAACGGCTAGAACGCTCCAAATAACACGAGGCTTTACATCTTTCATTGCGGGGTGATACTTGCCAACACGAGGTTATTGTCGGATGGATCGGCTGTCGCTGGAATGTAAGATGCATGCGAGGAGGGGGATAAATAGACAGTGAAGTCCTCGCCATTTCTCAATCTTCACACACCAAATCTCAACTACAACCTCAAACACAATTCAACATGCAGCTGACCAACCTCTTCTGTCTCGCCAGTGTCCTGACATCCGTGTCAGCAGTAACCGGTAAATTCAGCCCCCTCTCTCAATACAACCCAAATCCCCTAACACTTGACCAGTATCCTACGATCCAGGCTACGGAGAAGCTAGTCGCCCCTTGACAGCCGTCGCCTGCTCTGACGGTACAAACGGCCTCATCACGCGCTACAAGTGGCAGACACAAGGCCAGATTCCCAAGTTTCCCTACATCGGCGGCGCGCAAGCTATCGCTGGATGGAACTCAAAGAGTTGCGGTACTTGCTGGAAACTTACCTACAAGGGCAAGAGCATCAATGTCTTGGCTATTGACCATACCGATGCCGGCTTCAATATTTCCCCTGCGGCGATGAATGCTCTTACCAACAACCAGGCTGTTAAGCTTGGTCGTGTTGATGCGACTGCTACTCAGGTAGCTGTTACGAACTGCGGTTTGAAGAAATAGATGATTGGGACGGTCGGCCAATGAATCGGCTGTTGTCTTGGCTTGGAGAGCAATGACGTGGGATGATATATGATTCTGGATTCTAATGTTTAGTAGTATTCATTAATTCTTACTACTTTTATCTATTTCAATTACCTCTATCCGTTGTGCCATGTTAGCTATTTCACCGTGATGGAGGCAATAAATTGACGTTGACGACCTCGAATCAACTGCTTTCTCATTTCTTGTCGCATTAATTCGTGTGCCAATTTATTCCGGTTCCGATCTACCAAGAATGACGTATCTCGAGGCGGAAGAGTAAGAAGATATATAACCATACAACTGCTGACACATTTCATGCGCCCTGTAATAATCAATGCACGAGAACCCAACTCCCTTAGTTCAAAATTACTTGTTCTCTTGGTTTTTGTTTACGTGACGTTATCAGTCGCCAAGTTTTCACGGCTGAGGCATGACGCGCTGAGGATATATGTCGTTGTTGTATGACTAGTTCCTCTGCTTGTTTCACATCTCATTTCATGCTTGACACGTCAGTGGTAAAAAGAAACGATGACCACGTCACTGGATGAATGTCGATAGACAGAAACTCGAGAATGAGAAGATTGATACTATGACGATCAATgacttttattttatatgATCTCTTTAACAGCATAAATGATCTTATCCTTCGTCATAACGCATACGAAAATGAACGTCTCAAATTCAACAACGTATTAGACGCGGCTATTGGAAATACAGTAGTTATCTAATGACGATAGAATATGAAAGCGCTCTCGAAAACACCATTTCTTGCGAATATCAGTTAAACCAGTCCTCTGTAAAAGGAAGACAGGTTCCGTGATACGTCAGTAGCCTCTGAGTGTAATGCGATTATGTGAGCGCCCAATAACAGTACGGACCGCAAGTAATACAGATAGCATTCGTCAATAAACATGCATTTAGGATTTCTGACCGGTTTCTTACACTTGGGGGCCCAGGGAGTTATTGTGCTGGTTTCCGAACGCTGATGAGTTGTCTAGACAGTTCGGACGATCGATCTATAACTAAGCGACGTTGACATAGCTGGTAGGATGAGAAAGGATTCGCCATGACGTTATGAGGCCATGCTAATGATTAGCTGCAGCTGGATCCTCTCACGCCTTGTAAGCATGTTGGGAATGTCACTCTACAGTTGGAGATGGACTTGTTGAGAAACAGATCATGTCAATTGATTACCGGCAGCATGATCCGAATTCAGGTTCCATCGCAATATGAAAATTCAGCCACCTGCTCATTCAAGCCAGAGCTCATTAAACGTGCAGCAAGTCATTCGGCCTTATTCCCATGGCGACCGTACATTTACCATGCAGGGGCCGTAAGCCACATGCAAAAGTCACAAGGCCCCCCGAAACTGCGAAACAACTGGTCCACTTGCATCAAGGATCACGGCCTAAAATAGGACCCCTCCCCTCCCCCTCTCTTGGCTTGGAGAGATACAACATCCTTGCACCGGAAACACTGCAATGAATAAAGTACCGATTGGTATAAAGTTGTTTCCGACGTTGCACTGATCAAGTTTACACTACCGCTGTGGTAGACTGACCTGAACAAAGCGGCCCTGTTTACTACTTCTCCTTTTGACCACTACGCGCGCTGCCCTGAACCGCGCATAATGCAGCATCAGGCCAAGCTGACTTACAGTGGTCCACACTTTCTGGCCTAATCTTGTGCCGTCATGCGTTGCCTCAACTCACATCTGTCGGGGAGTGTCGGTTTGATGCCGAACGATTCATATGAGTTGAACTGTTATACAGCAGTGAATGAGATCTGTATATCGAGGTATATAAAGGATGGAGAGAT
This Fusarium poae strain DAOMC 252244 chromosome 3, whole genome shotgun sequence DNA region includes the following protein-coding sequences:
- a CDS encoding hypothetical protein (SECRETED:SignalP(1-18)), whose translation is MRISPLAVICTLFNFSSAAPATDYDAQSALSFAYMYGFPLYAFGDVARPLLAAGIPLKPNFILPSPKPNEPGAVGVVRPNADTLYSIMFIDLSSNDLRVTIPEIPEGRYWVFPFTSPYGDDLVNLGNLDGSKPGDYLVKYNSKSYGLDTDNVPEGYVGVVNFPMPYGLVSSRIVTDRTDEDVAIVNKLQKGFRVRPVPRSSCKPVAPALDLSMFANPEYTTKNQSLYQAVMNTAAALTPHLPPYIVDDRKSVAKDLKRAGFKDGKFIQPPGTDLTAAVGLANSTSKSFASRPDVSKDVGNGWSLIADRYIGRFDSYYNMRYEIAVTAYLALTQSECAYPSYGSFDEIISVKKGESIIWTFSAPPKIREGGFWSLTAYGPNQDLIPNDQDKYMVGDRSNLTFPDGTSIAAGGEGYFQVLLQDSDVAPPSNWTNNWLPITPGGGDISITMRWYGAEEEMVDGTYVYPKMALVDTITQ
- a CDS encoding hypothetical protein (SECRETED:SignalP(1-18)), whose translation is MQLTNLFCLASVLTSVSAVTVSYDPGYGEASRPLTAVACSDGTNGLITRYKWQTQGQIPKFPYIGGAQAIAGWNSKSCGTCWKLTYKGKSINVLAIDHTDAGFNISPAAMNALTNNQAVKLGRVDATATQVAVTNCGLKK